One Vicinamibacterales bacterium genomic window, CCGCGCTGGGCGACCCGCTGGTCGATCTCGGCATCTTCCTGGCGTACTGGTCGCACGGCACGCGGCTGGAGCCCAACGATGCGCTCGCCTCGGTCACCGACCGGGCCGGCTGGTTCACTCGCGACGAAGTCATCGAGTGCTACGCCGCGAACAGCGGGCGGGATCTCTCGCGCCTCGTGTTCTACGAAGCATTCGCGCTGTTCAAGGTGGCCGTGGTGATCCAGCAGATCTTCTTCCGCTACAAGCGCGGTCACACCAACGATGCCCGGTTCGCGCAGTTCGACGTGCGCGTCAGGCACCTGGCCAGGAAAGCGGTGGAGGCGATCAGCTAGGGCTGCCGGTCCGGGTAGTAGCGCACTCTCCACTCCAGCACGACGCACGGCTTGTCCTGGCCCTCGCGCTCGATGGTGACGCCCCATGTCACCTGCAGGCCATCCTTTGCCGCCTCGACCGCGGCGGCGACGAATCGGCCGCGGACCCGCGAACCGACCGGAACCGCCGCGACGAAGCGGACGCGGTCGCAGCCGTAGTTGATCAGCATGCGCGTGCCGGTCACGTCGATGGCGTTGGGAAGCAGGGTGCTGACGAGCGACAGGGTCAGGAATCCATGCGCAATGGTGGACCCGTACGGCGACTCGACCGCCGCGCGCGCGGCGTCGATGTGGATCCACTGGTGATCGCCGGTCGCCTCGGCGAATCGATCAATCCGCTCCTGCGTCACGGTGAGCCATTCGCTCACGCCGAGCTCCGCGCCGACCCGGTTGGCCAGGTCGGTGACACCGATGCTAATCGCCATAAAGCTTGCCCCCGGCATGTGCACTATCATCCGCGCATGACTTTACCGCAGCGCCTCGCGGCGTTCATGGACGAGCATGTCTATCCCAACGAGGCGACGTTTCACCGCCAGGTAGCCGAGGGCGACCGGTGGCAGCCGACGCCCATTGTCGAGGAACTGAAGGCCAGGGCGCGCGCGGCCGGGTTGTGGAACCTGTTCCTCCCGGAAAGCGAGTACGGCGCGGGATTGACCAACGTCGAGTACGCGCCGCTGTGCGAGATCATGGGCCGATCGATCCCGATGGGGCCGGAGGTCTTCAACTGTTCGGCGCCCGACACCGGCAACATGGAGGTGCTGGTGCGCTACGGCACGGCCGAGCAGCGCAGGCGATGGCTCGAGCCGCTGCTGGCAGGGGAGATCCGGTCGTGCTTTGCCATGACGGAGCCGGATGTGGCCTCCTCCGACGCCACCAACATTCAATCCCGCATCGTCCGCGACGGCGACGACTACGTCATCAACGGGCACAAGTGGTGGATCTCCGGCGCCGGCGATCCGCGCTGCCGGATCGCGATCTTCATGGGGAAGACCAGTCCGCAGGCGCCGGTGCATCAGCAGCAGTCGATGATCCTGGTGCCGATGGACACCCCGGGCATCGAGACGCGGCGCATGCTGCCGGTGTTTGGCTTTGACGATGCGCCGCATGGGCACGCTGAGTTGGTGTTCACCAACGTCCGGGTGCCGGCCACGAACATCCTGCTGGGCGAGGGCCGTGGCTTCGAAATTGCGCAAGGGCGCCTGGGGCCGGGCCGCATCCATCATTGCATGCGGCTGATCGGCAGCGCCGAGCGCGCGCTCGAGGCCATGTGCCGCCGGGTCAAGGCCCGGGTCGCCTTCGGCAAACCGCTGGCGGAGCAGGGAACCGTTCGCGCCGGCATTGCGGAATCGCGGATGGAGATCGAGCAGGCGCGCCTGCTCACGCTGAAGGCGGCGCAACTGATGGACACCGTGGGCAACAAAGCGGCCCGCCGGGAGATTGCGATGATCAAGGTCGTGGTGCCGCGCATGGCGGCGCGCGTGATCGACCGGGCAATCCAGGCGCACGGCGCCGCCGGGGTCTCGGATGACTTCGGCCTCGCCGCGGCGTGGGCCTACGCGCGCACCATTCGCCTGGCTGACGGTCCGGATGAAGTGCACGTCGAGGCGATCGCGAAGATGGAGCTCAAGTGATGGTCATCCCGCCATCGACGACGATGACCTGTCCAGTGATGTAGTTGGAGGCGTCGGCGGCCAGGAACACGATGACGCCCTTCAGCTCGCCCTCGGCGCCGACGCGCGGAAGGGGACTGGTGGTCTTGAGCTCGGGCTCGACCATGGCGATCGCCGCGTCGGCCAGACGCGAATGGAAGTAGCCGGGCGCGACGGCGTTGACGCGAATGCCCTGGCGTCCCCAGGACGCGGCCAGTTCCCGGGTCAGGCCCATCAGCCCCGCCTTGCTGGCGGCGTAGGCCGCGTAGTGCGGGCCCGACACCGATGAGATCAACCCGGCGATCGACGAGACGTTGATGATGCGGCCGTACCCGGCCTTCAGCATCTCGCGGCCGGCGGCCTGTGCGAACAGGAAGGCGCCGGTCAGGTTGACGTCGATCACCTTCTGCCACTTGTCGGCCGGCAGATCTTCCGGCCGCGCCGCCCACGTCACGCCGGCGTTGTTCACCAGGATGTCGATGCGGCCGTAGGTCTCGCGGGTCTTGTCGACGACGGCCTGCACCTGGTCGGCCTTCGACACGTCGCAGGCCATGCCGTCCACGGTGAAGCCGCGCGCGCGCAGGGCGTCGATGGCGGGGGTGAGCCAATCGGCCCGCCGCGCGCATAGCATCAATGAGGCGCCGGCCTCGGCCAGGCCTTCGGCCATCTCGAGGCCGAGGCCGCGAGAGCCGCCCGTGACAATGGCCACGCGGCCGGTGAGGTCAAACAGTGAACTAAGTGGAACCACGCCAGAGATTAGATCAGAACAGCCGGGTAAAGAGGCTCTGTGTCCGCGGCTAGAATAGGTCGCATGAGGGCGTCCGCATGACTCTTTCCAATTTGTTCGCCCTGAGCCTCGCGCTGGCCGCCGTTGGCGCGGTGGTCGGTGCGCAAACGCCGGCCGCCCAACCGGACGTCCACCGCCGCTTATTCCCCTTGGGCGATTTTCGTCTCGAGAGCGGCGTCGTTCTGCCCAAGGCCACCCTCGCCTACGCCACGTGGGGCGCGTTGAATGCCGCGCGCGATAACGCCATCCTGATCCCGTCGTGGTACGGCTCGGATCACCATGGCTACGATTTCCTCATCGGCCCCGGGCGGGCGCTCGACCCGGCCAGGTACTTCATCGTCGCCACCGAGATGTTCGCGAACGGCTTCTCGTCGTCGCCGAGCAATACACCGGCGCCGTTTGACGGCCCCGCCTTTCCCGCGATTGCGATCCGTGACAACGTCGAGGCCGCGCGCCGGCTCTTGACGTCAGAGTTGGGCGTCACCCATTTGCGTGCGGTGGTCGGCTTTTCAATGGGTGCTCAGCAGGCGTTTCAGTGGGCGGTGTCGCATCCAGACTTTGTCAGCGCCATCGCGGCCTACTGTGGAACCGCGAGGACCTACCCACACGGCATCGTTCGGCTCGAAGGCGCGATCAGCGCGCTGACTGCCGATGCGGCCTTTGCCGACGGCCGCTATACGTCGCCGCCCAGGAAGGGCCTGGCGGCGTGGTCGCGCCACTGGGCCGGGTGGGTCTGGTCGCAGGAGTGGTGGCGCCGCGAGCTCTTCAAGCCGCAGTGGGCGACCGTCGAGGAAGTGCTCGCGTCACGCACGGCGCGCGATGAGGTGCGCGACCCCAACAACCTCATCGCGCAGGCGCGGACCTGGCAGCGTCACAATGTCGGCGACACGCCGGGTTTTGGTGGCGACCACGAGCGTGCGCTCGCCTCGATCAAAGCCCGCGTGCTCTACATGCCCGGTGCCACCGATTTGTATTTTCCGGTGGGCGACGGCAAGTACGAGAGCCAATTCATCAAGGACGTTGTGTTTACGCCCATCCCGTCGGTGTGGGGCCACCTGGCCGGCGGCGGTGCCAACGCCGCAGACAACGACTTCATCAATGCTCAGGTGCGAGGACTCCTGGAGCCGAACTAGCCGAGCCTATTTCGGGTGGCAATCGACGCACGCCCGGCCCACGGTGTAGCGAACGGCCGTGCCGCGGCCGGCCGGGAACACCGCGGTCTCGTTCTTGTGGCACGCCACGCACGCGTAGTCGCCATGGATGCCGGCGAAGGACTCCTCGAGGCCGCGGTGCCCGTCACCGAAGGTTGGCAGGTAGGGCTATGCTGGTTGAGCGATGGCAATCGAAGCAGGGCGGCACGTACGGCATCGGGCGCGGCCCGATTGGGGTATTGGCAAGGTGGAGGGCAATAACGGCGAGAGCGTCTTCGTCCGGTTTGGCGACCAGCTCAAGACCATCAAGATTTCGTTCGCGGAACAGTTCCTGGAGCCGGTGACCGCCGCGGAGTTGGAGGCGAGCAAGCCGAAGGAGAGGGCCGGCCCCGCCGTTGGCCGCACCGCGCAATGCCCTGAGTGTGGCAAGGCCTTGATGCGAGGCGCCGACGGGGAGTGGAGGCCGTGTCCGAACTGCCGGTGATTGCGGCCACGGGTCCGCCTTCGTCAGATGACTGTGAAAGCGTGTAAGAGAGTGTGAAAGTCTTGGCTCCAAGACAAGATTAACCTTGCAATCATGGATCTGTATTCCATAATTACAAGGATGTTGGAGCGACGCCTCAAAGACCGCCTGATTTACCTCATCAATCACTATCCCGCCGTGGGCCTGCTTGGACCTCGACAGGTGGGTAAGACGACGTTGGCTCTGGAAATCGCCGGCCAACGGCCGTCGGTCTACCTGGACCTTGAATCAGTCACCGACCTCGCCCGGCTTGCCGACCCTGAACAGTATTTTGCCGATCATGAGGACGACCTGGTTGTCCTCGATGAGGTGCATCGTGTCCCGGAACTCTTTCAGACCCTGCGGGGCGTTATTGACCGCGGCCGCAGGCGTGAAAAGAAGACCGGCCGCTTTCTCTTGCTGGGTTCTGCCGCCATCGATCTGCTCAAGCAATCGGGCGAGAGTCTGGCGGGCCGCATCTCCTACCTGGAACTCGCACCCTTTGACGCGCTGGAAGTGCCTGCGGACGCATTGGACACGTTATGGGTTCGAGGGGGATTCCCGTCGAGCTTTCTTGCGGACGACGATGAATTGAGCCTCAAGTGGCGTCAGGATTTCATCCGCACCTATCTCGAACGGGAGATTCCCCAGTTCGGCCCGCGCATCCCCGCCGAGACGCTTCGCCGCTTCTGGACGATGCTCGCGCACAATCAGTCTGAACTTCTCAACGCAGCCAATCTGGCCCGTGGGCTGGGTGTCGATGGTAAGACGGTTGCCGCCTACCTCGACCTGCTGGTCGATCTGCTGCTTGTGCGACGGTTGCCCGCGTGGCATCGGAACACCGGCAAGCGGCTTGTGAAATCACCGAAGGTCTTTGTGCGCGACACGGGAATTGCCCATGCGCTGCTCGGGCTGAGAAACAAGGAAGATGTCCTCGGCCATCCGGTGGCCGGCCAGACATGGGAAACCCTGGCGATCGAGACATTGATTGCTGCGGCGCCTGAAGGCACGGAAGCGAGTTTCTATCGCACTTCTGCCGGTGCTGAAATCGACCTCGTCCTTGCACTGCCAAATCGCCAACTGTGGGCTATCGAGATTAAGCGGAGTTCGGCGCCGAAGGTGGGGAAGGGGTTTCACATCGCCTGCGCCGACCTGAAACCGCATCGGCAGTTAGTCGTCTATTCGGGAACGGAGCGGTTTTCTCTCGGTCACAAGACGGAGGCCCTTGGGTTGGTGGCGCTCGCCACCGAACTTCAATCGGTAAAGTGAAGCGTCATCGACCCTGCGGCGTCGACATCTGCTATCGCCCACGGCGCATCAGGACCCGCCGGCCGGCGCGGATCGCGCCGACCGCGATCGCGGAGGCCCAGCCTTCACGCACAGGTATTTCGCGAATGTCACAGGGTATTCGTGGTGCCGGAGGAGGGGGTCGAACCCACACACAGTTGCCTGTACGGGATTTTGAGTCCCGCGCGTCTGCCAGTTCCGCCACTCCGGCCCGAACTTGGAATTATAGCCCGACGGCCTTAGAACCTGCTATTGACGCGTCCCCGTCCACGTTCCGCTGCAGGTGCCACCCGCGAAAGTCCCGCTGAATGCCCGGCGATCAGCCGATAGCGTCGCCGTGAACGTGTAAAGCGCATCGAGCGCGACGGCGAACTGAAGGGTGCTCCCGTTGAGCGTCAAACTCACCGTCTGGTTGAAGACGAGCACCGACGGGATGCTGATCACGAACTCGTGAAAGCCGCCGGCATTGCGGCGAATCGTACCGGTCCACTGCGCCGTTCCCGGCAGGCTGGCGGGGCAGCCGGTGCCCTTCGTGATCGTCCCCGCCCAGTTGCCGAAGACGGGGTCGCCAGAGGCCTGATTTACCGTGACGGTCTGACCGCCAATGGTGAGTGTCGCGGTGCGGGGATCTCCGAGGTTCTCGGCGACGCTGACGTTCACCGAGCCTGGCCCGGTGACACTGGCGGCCGAGGTCACACTGACGAACGCGGCGCTCGAGGCGACCGTCCACGAGCAGGTGCTGCCGGTGGTGACGGCGATGGTCGCCGTGCCACCGACGCCGGCCATGTTGAGGGTGGTGCTCCCGAGCGTGAACGAACACGTCGCCGGAGTGGGCGAGGGCGACGACGGTGAACCGGAACACGCCGCCATCGCGATCGGAACGATCAAACCAAGGAGCCAGACTGGACGCACACGCCCTCCGGGATCGAGCGTAGCGTCGGCAGCACGCGCACACAAGCTCATGCGCGAACCAGACCGGCTCTTACGGCGACACGATGCGGAGCTTCGGGAAGTAGTAGCGGTAGCGGCGGGGATCCCGCGTGAGCAACGTGTGGCCCTTCACGGTCGCGTGGGCGCCGATGTAGAAATCCGGCAGCGGAGACCGGCGCTGGCCGCCCGCGTGCCGGTAGATGACAAAGGCGCGGGCCGCCAGGAACGCGGCCTCCCACGGCAGGTCCTCGCGCACGACGAAGTCCTCTGGCAAGTGCTGATTGACGGCCTCATAGGAGTCAAACCCCGCGGAGACCTCGGCAAGGATCACCGGGTTGATGATTAGCGGTCCCCGGTTGCGGCACTGGGCCACCATCGCGTCCGACCACTCCTGCCACTCCGACTCATCGTCGAACAGATCGACGAGCACGTTCGAATCAATCAGCGTCGATCTCATCCGGCTCGTCTCGCAACAAGGCCATCAACTCCTTGCTGCTCATCGTCATCTTGGGTCCCTGGCGGAGCCGCTTGGCGGTGATTTCCCCGATCGTCGGTGCGCCGGCCTTCGGGCGGAGCACGGCTCGGCCCCGTTCGACACTGAACTCGACTTCGGTATTCGGAAGGAGGCCCAGCTGTTCCCGAATCTCCTGGGGGATGGTGACTTGGCCCTTGCTGGTGATTCTCATGGTAAGACTCTTACTGGTAAGAATCTTACCATGCCTCCGCCAGGCCTTACAGGTCGAGCCGGGCGCAGATGGTGCCGACCCGCTCTTTTCTTGTATTGAGGATGACCGGCTGCGCGTAGTGATGGAGCGCATCGAATTCCGATGCGCTGATCGCGTCGATCTTGCGGAGCACCGCGAGCAGCGCCGGCTCCACCGCGCGCCAGGCGCCGTCTTCCACCTTGATCGCGATGCCGGCTCGCATCGCGGGGATGCCGGCGCAGTAGAAGCCCTCGGCGCCCACCTTCGAGAACAGCCGGCCTTTCGTCGCCCGCATCAGGTCGGTGTCGAGCCGATCGGTGCCGGCCACGAACTCCGGGTGCGAAACCATGGCCGACACAATCCGCGCGGGCGCGGCCTGGCGATCCGCGGCGGCCGCGGCGAACCGGGCGCAACCGAGTGCCACCGCATCGAGCGGCATCGCGAACGTCGGCAAGCCGCAGCCGTCTACCGCCTGCTCGATGCTGCCGGCCTCCAGGCCCATCCACTTCTCGACTGTCGAGAGCACGCGCTGCTGCACCGGATGCGACGGGCGGTGATAGCCGCTCGTGACCCAGCGCTGATGCACGGCAAACGCCAGCATTCCGCCGTGCTTGCCCGAGCAGTTGTTGTGGATCTTCGTCGGCGCCTGGCCGGCCGCCTTCATGGCGTCGGACGTCGGCACGTGCATGGGCGACTGCGGCCCGCACGCCAGCGCGCGTTCGGTGAGCCGGGCCTTGGCGAGGATGGCGCGCGCGGCGGCCACGTGAAAGGGCTCGCCGCCGTGCGACGCGGTGCACAGCGCGAGCTCCTCGGTGGTGAGGCCGAAGTGATCGGGGCCGCCGGCCTCGACAAACGGCAGCACCTGAAACATCTTGATCGCCGATCGCACGAAGCTGTGGTGCGCGGGGTTGCCGGCGCTGGCCGTCAGCCCGTGTTCCGCATGAGCCACCGCCACGTGCACGCGGTGATGCGATTCCACGACGTTGCCACGCCACA contains:
- a CDS encoding AbrB/MazE/SpoVT family DNA-binding domain-containing protein: MRITSKGQVTIPQEIREQLGLLPNTEVEFSVERGRAVLRPKAGAPTIGEITAKRLRQGPKMTMSSKELMALLRDEPDEIDAD
- a CDS encoding type II toxin-antitoxin system VapC family toxin, giving the protein MRSTLIDSNVLVDLFDDESEWQEWSDAMVAQCRNRGPLIINPVILAEVSAGFDSYEAVNQHLPEDFVVREDLPWEAAFLAARAFVIYRHAGGQRRSPLPDFYIGAHATVKGHTLLTRDPRRYRYYFPKLRIVSP
- a CDS encoding acyl-CoA dehydrogenase family protein, yielding MTLPQRLAAFMDEHVYPNEATFHRQVAEGDRWQPTPIVEELKARARAAGLWNLFLPESEYGAGLTNVEYAPLCEIMGRSIPMGPEVFNCSAPDTGNMEVLVRYGTAEQRRRWLEPLLAGEIRSCFAMTEPDVASSDATNIQSRIVRDGDDYVINGHKWWISGAGDPRCRIAIFMGKTSPQAPVHQQQSMILVPMDTPGIETRRMLPVFGFDDAPHGHAELVFTNVRVPATNILLGEGRGFEIAQGRLGPGRIHHCMRLIGSAERALEAMCRRVKARVAFGKPLAEQGTVRAGIAESRMEIEQARLLTLKAAQLMDTVGNKAARREIAMIKVVVPRMAARVIDRAIQAHGAAGVSDDFGLAAAWAYARTIRLADGPDEVHVEAIAKMELK
- a CDS encoding DUF3553 domain-containing protein — its product is MAIEAGRHVRHRARPDWGIGKVEGNNGESVFVRFGDQLKTIKISFAEQFLEPVTAAELEASKPKERAGPAVGRTAQCPECGKALMRGADGEWRPCPNCR
- a CDS encoding BACON domain-containing protein, which gives rise to MIVPIAMAACSGSPSSPSPTPATCSFTLGSTTLNMAGVGGTATIAVTTGSTCSWTVASSAAFVSVTSAASVTGPGSVNVSVAENLGDPRTATLTIGGQTVTVNQASGDPVFGNWAGTITKGTGCPASLPGTAQWTGTIRRNAGGFHEFVISIPSVLVFNQTVSLTLNGSTLQFAVALDALYTFTATLSADRRAFSGTFAGGTCSGTWTGTRQ
- a CDS encoding asparaginase — translated: MKSGYCNVEVWRGNVVESHHRVHVAVAHAEHGLTASAGNPAHHSFVRSAIKMFQVLPFVEAGGPDHFGLTTEELALCTASHGGEPFHVAAARAILAKARLTERALACGPQSPMHVPTSDAMKAAGQAPTKIHNNCSGKHGGMLAFAVHQRWVTSGYHRPSHPVQQRVLSTVEKWMGLEAGSIEQAVDGCGLPTFAMPLDAVALGCARFAAAAADRQAAPARIVSAMVSHPEFVAGTDRLDTDLMRATKGRLFSKVGAEGFYCAGIPAMRAGIAIKVEDGAWRAVEPALLAVLRKIDAISASEFDALHHYAQPVILNTRKERVGTICARLDL
- a CDS encoding alpha/beta fold hydrolase, giving the protein MTLSNLFALSLALAAVGAVVGAQTPAAQPDVHRRLFPLGDFRLESGVVLPKATLAYATWGALNAARDNAILIPSWYGSDHHGYDFLIGPGRALDPARYFIVATEMFANGFSSSPSNTPAPFDGPAFPAIAIRDNVEAARRLLTSELGVTHLRAVVGFSMGAQQAFQWAVSHPDFVSAIAAYCGTARTYPHGIVRLEGAISALTADAAFADGRYTSPPRKGLAAWSRHWAGWVWSQEWWRRELFKPQWATVEEVLASRTARDEVRDPNNLIAQARTWQRHNVGDTPGFGGDHERALASIKARVLYMPGATDLYFPVGDGKYESQFIKDVVFTPIPSVWGHLAGGGANAADNDFINAQVRGLLEPN
- a CDS encoding ATP-binding protein translates to MLERRLKDRLIYLINHYPAVGLLGPRQVGKTTLALEIAGQRPSVYLDLESVTDLARLADPEQYFADHEDDLVVLDEVHRVPELFQTLRGVIDRGRRREKKTGRFLLLGSAAIDLLKQSGESLAGRISYLELAPFDALEVPADALDTLWVRGGFPSSFLADDDELSLKWRQDFIRTYLEREIPQFGPRIPAETLRRFWTMLAHNQSELLNAANLARGLGVDGKTVAAYLDLLVDLLLVRRLPAWHRNTGKRLVKSPKVFVRDTGIAHALLGLRNKEDVLGHPVAGQTWETLAIETLIAAAPEGTEASFYRTSAGAEIDLVLALPNRQLWAIEIKRSSAPKVGKGFHIACADLKPHRQLVVYSGTERFSLGHKTEALGLVALATELQSVK
- a CDS encoding glucose 1-dehydrogenase → MVPLSSLFDLTGRVAIVTGGSRGLGLEMAEGLAEAGASLMLCARRADWLTPAIDALRARGFTVDGMACDVSKADQVQAVVDKTRETYGRIDILVNNAGVTWAARPEDLPADKWQKVIDVNLTGAFLFAQAAGREMLKAGYGRIINVSSIAGLISSVSGPHYAAYAASKAGLMGLTRELAASWGRQGIRVNAVAPGYFHSRLADAAIAMVEPELKTTSPLPRVGAEGELKGVIVFLAADASNYITGQVIVVDGGMTIT
- a CDS encoding MaoC family dehydratase, giving the protein MAISIGVTDLANRVGAELGVSEWLTVTQERIDRFAEATGDHQWIHIDAARAAVESPYGSTIAHGFLTLSLVSTLLPNAIDVTGTRMLINYGCDRVRFVAAVPVGSRVRGRFVAAAVEAAKDGLQVTWGVTIEREGQDKPCVVLEWRVRYYPDRQP